From a single Notolabrus celidotus isolate fNotCel1 chromosome 7, fNotCel1.pri, whole genome shotgun sequence genomic region:
- the jupa gene encoding junction plakoglobin a translates to MAMMGDSEAGITKVTEWQETRYGIDSGIQSGANTIRDEDGDFITTKNYTYTTVTTEQPDLDAGTRAARVRAAMFPEPGMTILSSQTDPSQMTNVQKLAEPSQLLKEAIVHLINYQDDAELASRAVPELTKLLNDEDSVVVSKAAQIVNQLTRKEASRRVMMQSPQMVSAVVRAMQNTSDMETARATASILHNLSHQREGLLSIFKSGGIPALVRMLSSPMESVLFYAITTLHNLLLHQEGAKMAVRLADGLQKMVPLLNKTNPKFLAITTDCLQLLSYGNQESKLIILANRGPEGLVHIMRNYNYEKLLWTTSRVLKVLSVCPSNKPAIVEAGGMQALGKHLSGTTQRLQQNCLWTLRNLSDAATKQEGMDSLLQTLVGLLSSDDLNMLTCSTGILSNLTCNNAHNKSLVTMNNGVEALIHAILRAGEKEDVTEPAVCALRHLTSRHQQAELAQNAVRQHYGIPAIVKLLNQPYYWPVIKAVVGLIRNLALCPENQAPLRDAGAIPRLVNLLLKAHQDAQKSSAQQTYQDGVRMEEIVEGCTGALHILARDPTNRAEIANLQTIPLFVQLLYSPVDNVKRVAAGVLCELALDKTSAEMIDAEGASSPLMDLLHSNNEGIATYAAAVLFRISEDKNSDYKKRVSVELTHSLFRHDPDAWERAQNSIPAEGPYPDELDAGFQGYGGYSADMPMDGMDGGMMQDDYTNSIAYDRQAYPEY, encoded by the exons ATGGCAATGA TGGGTGACTCCGAAGCCGGCATCACGAAGGTGACAGAGTGGCAGGAGACGAGGTATGGCATCGACTCCGGCATCCAGTCTGGAGCTAATACGATCAGAGATGAGGACGGTGACTTCATCACCACCAAGAACTACACCTACACCACTGTCACAACCGAGCAGCCTG ACTTAGATGCTGGTACCAGAGCTGCAAGAGTGCGTGCTGCAATGTTCCCAGAGCCAGGAATGACCATCCTGTCCTCTCAGACCGACCCGTCCCAGATGACCAACGTCCAGAAGCTGGCAGAGCCGTCCCAGCTGCTCAAGGAGGCTATCGTCCATTTGATCAACTACCAGGATGACGCAGAGCTGGCCAGCCGTGCCGTGCCTGAGCTCACCAAACTGCTCAACGATGAAGACTCG GTGGTGGTCAGCAAGGCAGCACAGATTGTCAACCAGCTCACACGCAAGGAGGCATCTCGGCGTGTGATGATGCAGTCCCCGCAGATGGTGTCGGCGGTGGTGCGGGCGATGCAGAACACAAGCGACATGGAGACAGCCCGGGCTACAGCTAGCATTCTGCACAACCTGTCCCACCAGAGAGAGGGCCTGCTCTCCATCTTTAAGTCTGGAGGCATCCCTGCTCTGGTCCGCATGCTTAG CTCTCCCATGGAGTCTGTGCTCTTCTACGCCATCACCACACTCCACAACCTGCTGCTGCACCAAGAAGGAGCCAAGATGGCGGTGCGTCTGGCTGACGGTCTGCAGAAGATGGTTCCCCTGCTGAATAAGACCAACCCCAAGTTCCTGGCCATCACCACAGACTGTCTGCAGCTGCTGTCGTACGGCAACCAGGAGAGCAAG CTCATCATCCTCGCCAACAGGGGTCCTGAGGGTCTGGTTCACATTATGAGAAACTACAACTATGAGAAGCTGCTGTGGACAACAAGCCGTGTGCTCAAAGTCCTCTCTGTGTGCCCCAGCAACAAACCCGCCATTGTTGAGGCTG GTGGGATGCAGGCTCTGGGTAAACACCTGTCAGGCACAACCCAGCGCCTACAGCAGAACTGTCTGTGGACACTTAGGAACCTCTCTGATGCTGCTACCAAGCAG GAGGGTATGGACAGTCTGCTGCAGACCCTGGTCGGCCTCCTCAGTTCAGACGACCTCAACATGCTCACTTGCTCCACCGGCATCCTGTCCAACCTTACATGCAACAATGCCCACAACAAATCTCTGGTTACCATGAACAACGGTGTGGAGGCTCTGATCCATGCCATACTGCGCGCCGGTGAGAAGGAGGATGTGACCGAACCTGCTGTTTGTGCTCTGCGCCACCTGACCTCTCGCCACCAACAGGCTGAGCTGGCACAGAACGCCGTGAGACAACACTACGGCATCCCCGCCATCGTCAAGCTGCTCAACCAACCCTACTACTGGCCTGTCATCAAG GCTGTGGTCGGCCTGATCCGCAACCTGGCGCTGTGCCCGGAGAACCAGGCCCCTCTGAGAGACGCTGGAGCGATCCCCCGCCTGGTCAACCTGCTCCTCAAAGCCCACCAGGACGCCCAGAAATCATCCGCCCAGCAGACTTACCAG GATGGAGTGAGGATGGAGGAGATTGTGGAGGGATGCACAGGAGCTCTGCACATCCTGGCCAGGGACCCTACCAACAGAGCAGAGATCGCCAACCTGCAGACCATCCCCCTGTTTGTTCAG ctcctctaCTCTCCTGTGGATAACGTGAAGCGTGTGGCGGCGGGCGTCCTGTGTGAGCTGGCTCTGGATAAAACATCAGCTGAGATGATTGATGCAGAGGGAGCGTCATCTCCACTGATGGACCTGCTCCACTCCAACAACGAGGGCATTG CTACCTACGCTGCAGCTGTGCTCTTCCGCATCTCTGAGGATAAGAACTCCGACTACAAGAAGCGTGTGTCTGTggagctcacacactctctgttcAGACACGACCCCGATGCCTGGGAGAGG GCCCAAAACAGCATCCCAGCAGAGGGACCATATCCAGATG AGCTGGATGCTGGATTCCAGGGTTATGGAGGTTATTCGGCTGACATGCCCATGGACGGCATGGACGGGGGCATGATGCAGGACGACTACACAAACAGCATCGCCTACGACAGACAAGCATACCCTGAGTACTGA